A window of Aromatoleum bremense genomic DNA:
CAGCCGTGCGCGTGACCCGCGGCGCTGCGGTGGAAAATGCCGACATCGGCACCAGCAGCGCATCGCGCGCGGCGGCGACGACAAAGAACACTTGCGCCGTCATCTGCGTCATCAGCGCCTGCTCCGGGTTCGAGACGTCGAACAGCGCGTTGTAGAGCACGACGTTGTTCTGCACGACCGGCGTCGGCTCGATCTTGCGCAGCGTCCCCCGCCAGCGGCGCCCTTCGCCGCCGAGGGTCGTGAAGTAGGCGTCCATGCCGAGCGTGAGGCGGCTCACGTCCGCCTCGGAAACCTGCGTCTGCACGGTCATCGTCGACAGGTCGGCGACGCGCAGGATCACCGGCGCCTGCTGGCTGGCGATCAGCGTCTGACCCTGGCGCGCGGTGATCGACACGACGGTGCCGGTGATCGGCGCATAAATGCGCGCGTAGTTGAGGTTTGCCTCGTCGGCACGCAGGTTCGATTCGGTCTGGTCGATCTGCGCCTTGAGCGCCTCGACCTGCGCCTGCGCGCCGAGTTGCGTCGCTTCGGCCGTCTGCAGCGCGTCGGCGGTGGTCGCGTCTTCCGCCATCAGGTTGCGTTGGCGCCGCAGCTGCAGGTCGGCGAGTCGCCGGTCGGATTCGCGCTGCATCAGCTGCGCACGCAGGTTGCGCAGCTGCGCGCGCGTCGCATCGACGCGGCTCTGCAGCACGATCGGGTCGATCTCGGCGAGCAGTTCGCCGGCTTTCACTTCCGAGCCGACTTCGACGTGGATCTTCTTCAACTGCCCCGACACCTGCGCACCGACATCGACGTAGTCGCGCGGCTGCAGCATGCCGGTCGCGGTCACGACATCCTCGATATCGCCGCGTGAGATGCTCGTGAACTGGTAACCGGACGCTTCGTCGGGCTTTGCGAGATATTTCGACCAGGCGAAATAACCCCCTGCGCCGAGCAGTGCGAGACTGAGCAATGCGATCGCAACGCGACGCCAGCGTCGCTTCGGGGAAGGTGCGGAGGGATTCATGTAGTGACCGGACTCGGGGTTGCCTGCGCACAGTGTGCCGT
This region includes:
- a CDS encoding efflux RND transporter periplasmic adaptor subunit; the encoded protein is MNPSAPSPKRRWRRVAIALLSLALLGAGGYFAWSKYLAKPDEASGYQFTSISRGDIEDVVTATGMLQPRDYVDVGAQVSGQLKKIHVEVGSEVKAGELLAEIDPIVLQSRVDATRAQLRNLRAQLMQRESDRRLADLQLRRQRNLMAEDATTADALQTAEATQLGAQAQVEALKAQIDQTESNLRADEANLNYARIYAPITGTVVSITARQGQTLIASQQAPVILRVADLSTMTVQTQVSEADVSRLTLGMDAYFTTLGGEGRRWRGTLRKIEPTPVVQNNVVLYNALFDVSNPEQALMTQMTAQVFFVVAAARDALLVPMSAFSTAAPRVTRTAAGGNAAGGGEARPSRPRGPASGTAGPRHRTVRVAAADGTLQERRVEVGVSNRVQAQVLSGLEEGDRVVSGAALRTDAPAAARRTPRL